Genomic DNA from Balneolales bacterium ANBcel1:
CCGCACTTGGCGGCCTCAACGAGATCGGCACCATGCTGGCCGACCTGCTGGATCAGCTCTATCAGATGGAGAACGACGGCGATGGCGGCGGCGGCATGATGAGCATGGACCAGATGATGGAGCAAATGCAGGAGATGTCGCAGGACCAGCAGCAGCTCAACCAGCAGATCCAGGACTTTATCAACGACCTCCAGGGGGAACGACTTACGCAGGACCATATGGAGCGTCTCGAACAAATGGCCCGGGAACAGAACCGAATCCGCGAAGAGATGCGGCGCCTGCAGCGGAGTAGCGGCCGCGGCGGCGACCGGCTGATGAGTGAAATCGAGCGAATGGCCCGGGAAATGGAGGATGCGATCAACGATCTGCGCGGCGGCTCAACCGATGACCTGATGGTCGAGCGGCAGCAAAATATCCTTTCACGAATGCTGGAAGTCGAGGAATCCATCCACAAACGGGACGAGGACGAAGATGAACGCCTCGGGGAGACCGCCGGCGACTACGACCCGCGCGATGTCCCGGAAATGACCATGGAGGAGCTCCGGGAGAGAATCCGGGCAGGGGTTCAGCAAACCGACTACACCCGGTTCCGCGAAGAGTACCGCCGGCTCATTGAGCGCTACTTCCAGCTTATGGAAGAGTATCTTGAAGACGACCAAACGCGCTCCATGCGGTAATTGCATTGCCGGCTCGACGGCTCGACGTTTCGGACTGATTGCCGGCTTACCCCTGATCCTTCCCGTCCGGCTTCTGGTTACGCGCTATCAGCTGTTCGTACGCCTCCAGCACGCCCCTGGTCGCTTCGCCCGACATCACAGCAGCTACCCGGCGCACCTCCGGGATGGCGTTCGAAGGCGCAAACGCCGCGCCGGCCCATGCAAGCGCCTTCAGGTCACCGGATGAATCCCCGATATAGGCAATCTCCCCGCTTGAAACGCCGTACTCATCCGCAAAAAAACGGAGGCCCGACTCCTTGTTGCACGCCCTGACAATCACATTCACGGATATCTCGGTATGATGAACCTCTAAGGCGGGATACTCCGCTTCCACTTTCTCCCGTGCGATTTCGTAGATCTTGCGGATCTGTCCGTAGTCGTTGTGCACCATGCCGATGTCGGTGTGTTTCGTATACTCGTGCATCACCTCCGGAAACCGGGGAAAGACTTCCCGCTCAAACCACTTCCGTAGTTCGCCGGACTGCTTCGCTATCTCTTCGGTATAATGGGGCGACCAGGTCAGTTTGTTGGTTTCCGGGTGATAAAACCCGCCGCCGCTTTCAAAGATGATGGTATCACGGATTCCAAGCCACTGGGCCACCGCCTCTGCATAGGGAAGCGGACGCCCGGTGCAGAGAGTTAGACTAGGGATGTGCTCAGTGTCCCTGCTTTGAAGCTGCAGCTCCCGGATACGGGTTACCGCAGGCCAGTCGGGCGAACGAAACGGAATTGTCAGACAGCCGTCAAGGTCAAGAATAAAATATCGAATCATGGGATGGTTACTGGTTGAAAAGAAGCCCCATGATACAGAGAGATCCGGACTTTTTCACACTGCATTGATGGTATTTTCAGGGCTGGACATCAAGGCGGGGTATGCTCCGGCCTCCGGTAGCCCGGTATCAGCAATGTGGCTGTAAAACAGAGCAGACTGAGAGTCAGCGGTATCGCAAAACGGTTCCGGTACAGGGTAATCTCTTCGGTTGCGAATGTACTGCGGTCGAGGTGTCCCAGCTGGCGGATGAACCCCTCGATGTTGTGGGCCGTCCGCGAAATCTGGAAATACTGCCCCCCGGAAAGTGACGCCATTTCACGCAGTATCTCCGGCTCGAGCCGGGTCGTTACCACCTGGCCCTGACGGTCGCGGTGAAAATCCACAAATGCCCCGGTCTCGGGATGGTGATGCGGGATGCGTCCCCCCTCTTCGGTCCCGATGCCAACCGTGAAGATATATACATTCATCCCAAGCAGTTGCCGGAGCGGCTCGCTGTACCGGTCCATGTGGTCCTCTCCATCGGAAAAAATCATCAGCACCCGCGCGGGATCGTCGCGCCCGGATCGCGATGAGGACTCAAAAGCACT
This window encodes:
- a CDS encoding HAD hydrolase family protein, with translation MIRYFILDLDGCLTIPFRSPDWPAVTRIRELQLQSRDTEHIPSLTLCTGRPLPYAEAVAQWLGIRDTIIFESGGGFYHPETNKLTWSPHYTEEIAKQSGELRKWFEREVFPRFPEVMHEYTKHTDIGMVHNDYGQIRKIYEIAREKVEAEYPALEVHHTEISVNVIVRACNKESGLRFFADEYGVSSGEIAYIGDSSGDLKALAWAGAAFAPSNAIPEVRRVAAVMSGEATRGVLEAYEQLIARNQKPDGKDQG